A single region of the Plantactinospora soyae genome encodes:
- a CDS encoding MFS transporter, whose translation MTQQLTPPPATDPAPRPSLWRARNFLLLWSGQTVSELGTRISGIAIPLLAANDLDASVFQISLLTFLAWLPYLLFSLPAGILADRVDQRKLMIACDLGRMALLVSLPLVAIGGTLSLAYLYVVVGLSGVLTVLFTVAYRSTLPKLVAASQLVDANGKLGMSQEFAELVGTTIGGALIGAVGAARTFFSNGFAFLVSAVTLWLIREVPAEPDTGPADDGRPSVRDALTGGLSFIRRQPILSKLLACTTTSNFFVMASSSIEITFLVRELHASSLLVGLVFTISALGGLVAGAMTNRISARIGSARIIWVAMLVPGPLYLLMPLARPGWGLLLYGAGLAAFSANSVLFNAAAMSYRQHVTPARLLGRVNAAFLWVCYGVIPLGALFGGALGSQLGLRTALWICVLGTWSAALFVLFSPLRKMRDMPAV comes from the coding sequence GTGACGCAACAGCTGACGCCGCCGCCGGCCACCGACCCGGCGCCGCGCCCCTCACTCTGGCGAGCCAGGAACTTCCTGCTGCTCTGGAGCGGTCAGACCGTCAGCGAACTGGGTACCCGGATCTCCGGCATCGCGATACCCCTGCTCGCGGCCAACGACCTCGATGCCAGCGTCTTCCAGATCTCTCTGCTGACGTTCCTGGCCTGGCTGCCGTACCTGCTCTTCTCGCTGCCGGCCGGGATCCTCGCCGACCGGGTCGACCAGCGAAAGTTGATGATCGCCTGCGATCTGGGCCGGATGGCCCTGCTGGTGTCGCTGCCGCTGGTCGCGATCGGCGGCACGCTGAGCCTGGCGTACCTGTACGTCGTCGTCGGGCTCTCCGGCGTCCTCACCGTGCTCTTCACCGTCGCCTACCGGAGCACGCTGCCGAAGCTGGTGGCCGCCTCCCAACTCGTCGACGCCAACGGAAAACTCGGGATGAGCCAGGAGTTCGCCGAACTCGTCGGTACGACCATCGGCGGGGCGCTGATCGGCGCAGTCGGCGCGGCCAGAACCTTCTTCAGCAACGGATTCGCCTTCCTGGTGAGCGCCGTGACGCTCTGGCTGATCCGGGAGGTACCGGCCGAGCCGGATACCGGGCCGGCGGACGACGGGCGGCCCTCGGTGCGCGACGCCCTGACCGGAGGACTCAGCTTCATCCGCCGACAGCCGATCCTGTCCAAGCTCCTGGCCTGCACGACGACCTCGAACTTCTTCGTGATGGCGTCGAGTTCCATCGAGATCACCTTCCTGGTCCGCGAGCTGCACGCCTCGTCCCTGCTGGTCGGCCTCGTCTTCACGATCAGCGCGCTCGGCGGCCTGGTGGCCGGTGCCATGACGAACCGGATCTCGGCGCGGATCGGTTCGGCCCGGATCATCTGGGTGGCGATGCTCGTGCCCGGCCCGCTGTACCTGCTCATGCCGCTGGCCCGGCCCGGCTGGGGCCTGTTGCTCTACGGGGCCGGGCTGGCCGCGTTCTCCGCGAACTCGGTGCTGTTCAACGCGGCGGCGATGTCGTACCGGCAACACGTCACCCCGGCCCGGCTCCTCGGCCGGGTCAACGCGGCGTTCCTGTGGGTCTGTTACGGGGTGATCCCGCTCGGCGCCTTGTTCGGCGGCGCGCTCGGCAGCCAGCTGGGCCTGCGGACGGCGCTCTGGATCTGTGTGCTCGGTACCTGGAGCGCCGCCCTGTTCGTCCTCTTCTCACCGCTGCGGAAGATGCGCGACATGCCGGCGGTCTGA
- a CDS encoding SRPBCC family protein, producing the protein MDDDLANRFDDIHWPDGLSPEGADLFTHNEVFIDASCSTVWQLLIAAEQWPQWYPNAHDVQILNDRTGVLREDSRFQWTTLGIDVLSEIFEFVPDTRIGWYGNAVGLRAYHAWRLLDESNRCHVIMEEAARGPAAVGMRNSDPDGMHKAHDLWNDRLKLLAERR; encoded by the coding sequence GTGGACGACGACCTGGCGAATCGATTCGACGACATACATTGGCCGGACGGACTCTCGCCGGAGGGCGCCGATCTGTTCACCCACAACGAGGTGTTCATCGACGCGTCCTGCTCGACCGTGTGGCAGCTCCTGATCGCCGCCGAGCAGTGGCCGCAGTGGTACCCGAACGCCCACGACGTGCAGATCCTCAACGATCGGACCGGCGTGCTCCGCGAGGACAGCAGGTTCCAGTGGACGACGCTCGGAATCGACGTCCTCTCCGAGATATTCGAATTCGTCCCGGACACCCGCATCGGTTGGTACGGAAACGCGGTCGGTCTTCGGGCGTACCACGCCTGGCGGCTGCTCGACGAATCGAACCGCTGTCACGTCATCATGGAAGAGGCGGCCCGCGGCCCGGCCGCGGTCGGGATGCGCAATTCCGACCCCGACGGTATGCACAAGGCTCACGACCTGTGGAACGACCGGTTAAAACTCCTCGCGGAGCGCCGGTAG
- a CDS encoding DUF5522 domain-containing protein has translation MDGADTSGPGRRLPLAPRPLDSPHPSRLSPTHPDRDRILAAHSAALAAGEAGYPDPATGLFVLSAGFLARRGTCCGRGCRHCPYVDDPAPSDPSAP, from the coding sequence ATGGACGGTGCCGACACCAGCGGGCCGGGGCGCCGGCTGCCGCTGGCGCCCCGGCCGTTGGACTCGCCGCACCCGTCCCGGCTGTCGCCGACGCATCCGGACCGGGACCGGATCCTGGCCGCCCATTCCGCCGCCCTCGCCGCCGGTGAGGCGGGCTATCCGGACCCGGCCACCGGGCTGTTCGTGCTCAGCGCGGGCTTCCTGGCCCGTCGTGGCACCTGCTGCGGGCGCGGCTGCCGCCACTGCCCGTACGTCGACGATCCGGCGCCCTCGGACCCGTCTGCGCCGTAG